In Magnolia sinica isolate HGM2019 chromosome 12, MsV1, whole genome shotgun sequence, a single genomic region encodes these proteins:
- the LOC131221638 gene encoding anthocyanidin reductase ((2S)-flavan-3-ol-forming)-like — protein sequence MERKRACVTGGTGYVGSMLVKRLLEKGYAVNATVRRPVNNEKVSHLLDLQVLGDLKLFKANLTEEGSFDDAINGCDFVFHVATPVQLESQDQENDIIKPSINGMLNVLKSCVKAKTVRRVVCTSSGSAVSLNRLTGTGHVVDEESWTDIEYLTSEKPPVWGYAVSKVLAEKAAWKFAEENNLNLITLAPVLIAGPSLTPEVPWSVRLALSLLIGNEHMINSLKRKQLISGSISLVHVEDVCRAHIFVAENESASGRYICCAVNTCVPELAKFLSERYPPYNVLTDFGDFPENPKLSISSEKLIKAGFSYNYGIEEMYDESVEYLRAVGMLSN from the exons ATGGAAAGGAAGAGGGCATGCGTAACGGGAGGGACCGGATATGTGGGGTCTATGCTGGTTAAACGGTTGTTAGAGAAAGGGTACGCCGTCAACGCCACCGTCAGACGCCCAG TAAACAACGAAAAGGTGTCCCACCTCTTAGATCTACAAGTCTTgggtgatctaaaacttttcaaggCTAATCTGACGGAGGAAGGCAGCTTTGATGATGCCATCAACGGTTGTGATTTTGTCTTCCATGTGGCGACTCCAGTGCAGTTGGAGTCTCAAGACCAAGAG AATGACATTATCAAGCCGTCGATCAACGGGATGTTGAACGTTCTGAAATCATGCGTCAAAGCAAAGACCGTGAGGCGTGTGGTCTGCACATCATCCGGGTCTGCAGTGTCGCTGAACCGGCTCACTGGGACGGGCCATGTCGTTGATGAGGAGAGCTGGACCGACATCGAATATTTGACTTCTGAGAAGCCTCCAGTTTGG GGATATGCAGTGTCAAAAGTCCTAGCAGAGAAGGCTGCATGGAAATTCGCTGAAGAAAACAACCTCAACCTCATCACTCTTGCTCCTGTTCTCATCGCAGGCCCATCTTTAACTCCGGAGGTGCCATGGAGCGTGCGCTTGGCTCTATCGTTGCTCATAG GGAACGAACACATGATCAACTCTTTGAAACGCAAGCAACTGATCTCGGGATCGATCTCCCTTGTACACGTGGAGGacgtatgtagggcccacatctttGTAGCGGAGAACGAATCAGCTTCCGGCCGTTACATATGCTGCGCTGTCAATACGTGTGTACCGGAGCTTGCCAAATTCCTCTCAGAACGATATCCACCGTACAATGTCCTCACTGA TTTTGGCGATTTTCCGGAGAATCCTAAGTTGAGCATCTCCTCAGAGAAGCTGATTAAAGCTGGATTTAGCTACAACTATGGGATCGAAGAGATGTATGATGAATCGGTGGAGTACTTGAGGGCCGTTGGAATGTTGTCCAATTGA